From the genome of uncultured Bacteroides sp.:
AAAAACAAATCTTATCTATTGATGGCAATCAAACTAAGCTAACAACAAAGGAATCAGAATTACTTGGCCTTCTCTGTGCTCATGCTAACGAAATTTTGCAAAGAGATTTTGCCTTGAAAACAATCTGGATTGATGATAATTATTTCAATGCGAGAAGTATGGATGTATATATCACAAAACTTCGTAAGCATTTGAAGGAAGATGAATCAATTGAGATTATCAATATCCATGGAAAAGGATATAAACTGATTACTCCTGAAGCTGAAGTTTAGTATAAAATTGAATAATCCAACATTCTATAAGGGGCTGTCCAGAAATGGGCAGCTCTTGTTGTTTAATTCAGATTTTAAAGTAATACCGATTAAAAGTGATTGGATAGAGTAAAAGTATTGCAGAAAGATATGGCTATGGCTGGTGAAAAATGTTTCTCAGCAAACACTTAAGAAGTACATTCTTATAATAACGGCAGAATCAAACTGAGATTATAACGAAAGAGCCCGGTAAAATACCGAACTCTTTCGTTTTAATTTTATTAATCCATCCATTTTTTTGGGTCAGATCGTATTGTATAGCTCCTTTTTATTTTTAAATCATATAGAACTAGTCCTTTGTGTTATGGAATATAGCACGAAGCACTTCTTGACTTATTTCCAAATCTTTTAGTTGTATACCGTATAACGCTTCTTTTAATGTCAATGCTGCAACCAGCCTTGTTTTTTCTTCTATTTCACGTCCGGTTTTTGTGAGGTGTATAAGGTTTGTCCTGCGATCTTTTTTATCAGAGATACGTACCACAAGATGTTGCTTTTCCATATTGTCGATTAAACGAGTCATGCTTGGTTTGTCTTTAAAAGTTGCATTACACAACTCTTGCTGGGTTACTCCGTCTTTTTCCCATAAGAAAATGAGTACAGTCCATTGTTCTGGACTGATATCTAGATTGTTCTGTCTGAAATTACGGGACAATTTCCTGTTTATAGCTGCCGAAACTTTGCCATTTAATATGGCGAAAATTAGCTGAATATCAAAATTGAATTGTTCTATCATGAAATTATTGTTTAAACAACTTTGCAAATATAATATTCTTATTTCAAAATATAAATGCTGTTGGGTGAAAAAACGATAAAATTAAAAAAGAATTAAAATGGTTTGTGGTTAAGAATTAAATGTTTACCTTTGCACACTCAATAAAAACAAGTATTTATTTTATTAATTAAACGAGTATGAATCAATACGAAACCGTTTTCATTTTAACTCCCGTTTTGTCTGATGTTCAGATGAAGGAAGCGGTAGAAAAATTCAAAGCTGTTCTTCAAGCAGAAGGAGCTGAGATTATCAATGAAGAAAATTGGGGACTTAAGAAATTGGCTTACCCAATTCAGAAAAAGTCAACTGGTTTTTATCAGTTAGTAGAATTCAACGCTGAACCTACAGTTGTTGAAAAGTTGGAAATTGCTTTCCGTCGTGATGAAAAAGTTATCCGTTTCTTGACTTTTAGAATGGATAAATATGCTGCTGAATATGCTGCTAAGAGAAGACATGTAAAATTAACAAAAAAGGAGGATTAATCATGGCACAACAAACTCAATCGGAAATCAGATATTTGACTCCACCTTCAGTAGACGTTAAGAAGAAAAAATATTGTCGTTTCAAAAAAAGCGGTATCAGATATATCGACTACAAAGATCCTGAATTCTTGAAGAAATTCTTAAACGAACAAGGAAAGATCC
Proteins encoded in this window:
- a CDS encoding MarR family transcriptional regulator, whose protein sequence is MIEQFNFDIQLIFAILNGKVSAAINRKLSRNFRQNNLDISPEQWTVLIFLWEKDGVTQQELCNATFKDKPSMTRLIDNMEKQHLVVRISDKKDRRTNLIHLTKTGREIEEKTRLVAALTLKEALYGIQLKDLEISQEVLRAIFHNTKD
- the rpsF gene encoding 30S ribosomal protein S6, which encodes MNQYETVFILTPVLSDVQMKEAVEKFKAVLQAEGAEIINEENWGLKKLAYPIQKKSTGFYQLVEFNAEPTVVEKLEIAFRRDEKVIRFLTFRMDKYAAEYAAKRRHVKLTKKED
- the rpsR gene encoding 30S ribosomal protein S18 yields the protein MAQQTQSEIRYLTPPSVDVKKKKYCRFKKSGIRYIDYKDPEFLKKFLNEQGKILPRRITGTSLKFQRRIAQAVKRARHLALLPYVTDMMK